From the genome of Pseudomonas sp. FP453:
TGAGTTGCGTGCCCCGATCCTTTGCCCGACATTCAGCCGTTGTCGGTAATCGGCGCAGGGTATAGGCACATAAATGAAACTGCTCCTTCAAGAGCGCCTGACGCACCTCTTCACTTGGAAAGCTGCTGCCCTTACCGTAATACAGGTTTTGCGGCGTATCGCGGTTTTCCCTGCGCCATTCAATCAAGGCGCGTGGCTCGGCTCCCTTTTTGATCGACCTCACGCCTCGCCCTCTTCCAGTAACCTCAAAGAGTCGATGCTGGCTTGGGCCTCCAAGACATCAGGGATTTTCCCGACCCGCTCCCGCAATTGCACGAGGTTGGCTTGGGCGGATTCAAGATCATCGTCGTCCAGGTCGCGATAGATTTTTCTGAGTTGCAGGCTGACGTCTTGGTTTTGGGCATACCCGCCCATCAGCTCTTCGATCACTTCGCCGCTGCGCAGGCCCAGCGAGCGTTCTGGATGGCCTAGATACTGACCATCTTTCAAAAGAATGATGGACTCGGCTGGCAGTTCACCCAGGATCTGTGGGGAATGGGTGGTGATGATGAATTGGCAGTTGGGGAAGGTTTTTTCCAGGTTGGCGACAACGGTGCGTTGCCAGCCTGGGTGGAGGTGGAGGTCGAGTTCGTCGATGAGGACAACGCCCTTTCCTTTCAGCGGGTCAGGTACTCCACGATTAAGTAATGTGAGCCTGCGCGCCAGATCACCGACCATTGCCAGCAGGCACTTTTCACCGTCCGAAAGCTGCAAGACGTTGAATTCAAGCTCGCCCTTTAGAATGGTCATTCTCAATGCGGGTTTACGACGCACCCGAACATCTCTGAATCCGGTAAAAGTCTCAATTGCTTTGCGCACAGCGGACAGTTCAGGGTCTCGATAGCCCGGAGTATCCCGGCGGTTTTCGTTTTCGAGGTCTTCTTGATTTCGGAACCATATGAAGAATCGCTTGAAGTCTGCACCGCCATGGCCAAGTGCTTCGTCATAGCCCTCTGCAATGGCATTCACCAGATTTTCGCGAACGCGTAGAGGGACATCCAACACAGCACGGTGTACATCGTAGTAAACCGCTAGAGGCAGTGCTATGCCGATATCAAATCCTGATTCGTAATGCCGGATTCCATACTCAAGTTCGTCAGCCTTGAAGTTCAACGCCAAAAGATCGCTGCTACGCTCTGCTGGGTGCTTCCCTGCCTTTTTGTTCAAGGCAATTGCCCAGCGCAAATCCTCAGTGCCTGGCTGATTTAGCAAGCTCGTAGTGATTTCTAACCTTGTGTAATCAGAGGTCGCACGAATGTCATCTTTTGATAACGCTCTGGACTTTGAAGCCTTGCCCACGACCCGTGAAGTCAAATTCGACAACGTAATCGCCAACGCATCCAGAATCGAAGACTTGCCCACCCCATTGACGCCCACCAAAGCGACAGTCTGCTTACCCTCGAAATCGAGCTCCATCTTCTCGATGCCGCGGAAATTGACGAGGGTAAAACGCTTGATCTGCATGATCGGCTTCCAACGTGCCTGGCCAGGTCGGCCAGTCTTCAAAGTAAGCACGGATCATAGTAATTATCGACAGATCTGTCACGGCACTGACGGTTACCTCTATCAGCCCCTCGCGGCCACCCGCCACACCCGCGCAATATCCGCCGCCCGCTCGCGCAGCAACCTCGGTGCCTCGCTGCACGCCTGCTCCAGGCTCATCGGCCCGGAGGGCAAGGCGAACGCCGCGTCCACGCCGTGGGCGTACATCTGCTCATAGCCGTCGCCCAGGGTCCCAGCGATGACGATCACGGGCACGCCGTGCTGCTTCGCGATGCGTGCCACGCCAAAGGGGGTTTTGCCGCGCAGGGTCTGAGCATCGAAACGGCCTTCGCCGGTAATCACCAGGTCGGCGCCTTGCACGGCGGCATCCAGGCCAACCAGGTCGGCGACGACTTCCACACCGGCGCGAAACTGCGCGCCAAGAAAGGCTTTGGCTGCAAACCCAAGGCCACCGGCCGCGCCGCTGCCGGGTTCGTCGCGCACGTCTTTGCCCAGGGCGCGCGCGCAGTGATCGGCGAAGTGGCCGAGGGCGGCGTCCAGCAGTTGCACTTGCGCGGGGTTGGCGCCTTTTTGCGGGCCGAAGATCGCCGAGGCACCGTGCGGGCCGCAGAGTGGGTTGTTGACGTCGGCGGCGATCTCAAAACGCACGTCGGCCAGGCGCGGGTCCAAGTGTTCAAGATCAATCCGGGCCAGGCGCGACAAGGCCAGGCCGCCCGGTGGCAAGGCGTGTTCCTCGGCGTCGAACAACTGCACGCCGAGCGCTCGCATCGCACCGGCACCGCCATCGTTGGTGGCACTGCCGCCAATCGCCAGGATGATGCGCTGGGCGCCGAGGTCGAGGGCGGCGCGGATCAGTTGCCCGGTGCCAAACGTGGTGCTGGAACAGGCGTCGCGCTGCCCAGGCGCAACCAGTTGCAGGCCGCTGGCTTCGGCCATCTCGATAATTGCCGTGTGGCTGTCGGCCAGCCAACCCCAATGGGCTTCGACCGTGCCGCCCAGCGGGCCTTGCACGGTTTGGCCGCGCAATTCGCCGTTGCACGCCGCGAGCACCGACTCAACCGTGCCTTCACCACCGTCCGCCATGGGGCACTGCACCAACTGCGCATCCGGCCAAACCTCGGCCAAGCCTGCCGCAATGGCTTGGGCCACGCCTTCTGCACTCAGGCTGTCCTTGAACGAGTCGGGGGCGATGATGATTTTCATGGGCTTTCTCCGGTTTTTATAACGCCCATGCTGCCAGTTGGCAGCAGCAATGACGCCGGTCAGATGCACAAGTACGCTTTGGCTTTGTTGTTCATTCCTACAAAGCCTGGGGCAAGAGTTGCACGCCGAGATAGAGGGCGAGCATGCCATCCAGGGTCAGCGGGTCGACGCCACTGAGTTCGGCGATACGCTCCATGCGATAGCGCAGGCTGTTGCGGTGGATGCCCAAGGCGTCGGCGCAGGCCTGGCTTTGCCCGTCGTGTTCACACCAGCTGCGCAGGGTCGCTTGCAATTGGCCGTTGCTGTCCTTGGCCAGCACTTTGCGCAGAGGGTTGAGCAACTCGTCCAGGGCGTCATCGTTGCGATGACGCCAGAGCATCACCGGCAGGCGAAAGCGGTTGAGGGTGAGCAGGCGTGAGTGCGGCAGTACATCGCGACCGTAGGCCAGCAAGTCGCCGACCCGACGGTAGCAACG
Proteins encoded in this window:
- a CDS encoding AAA family ATPase — protein: MQIKRFTLVNFRGIEKMELDFEGKQTVALVGVNGVGKSSILDALAITLSNLTSRVVGKASKSRALSKDDIRATSDYTRLEITTSLLNQPGTEDLRWAIALNKKAGKHPAERSSDLLALNFKADELEYGIRHYESGFDIGIALPLAVYYDVHRAVLDVPLRVRENLVNAIAEGYDEALGHGGADFKRFFIWFRNQEDLENENRRDTPGYRDPELSAVRKAIETFTGFRDVRVRRKPALRMTILKGELEFNVLQLSDGEKCLLAMVGDLARRLTLLNRGVPDPLKGKGVVLIDELDLHLHPGWQRTVVANLEKTFPNCQFIITTHSPQILGELPAESIILLKDGQYLGHPERSLGLRSGEVIEELMGGYAQNQDVSLQLRKIYRDLDDDDLESAQANLVQLRERVGKIPDVLEAQASIDSLRLLEEGEA
- a CDS encoding glycerate kinase; amino-acid sequence: MKIIIAPDSFKDSLSAEGVAQAIAAGLAEVWPDAQLVQCPMADGGEGTVESVLAACNGELRGQTVQGPLGGTVEAHWGWLADSHTAIIEMAEASGLQLVAPGQRDACSSTTFGTGQLIRAALDLGAQRIILAIGGSATNDGGAGAMRALGVQLFDAEEHALPPGGLALSRLARIDLEHLDPRLADVRFEIAADVNNPLCGPHGASAIFGPQKGANPAQVQLLDAALGHFADHCARALGKDVRDEPGSGAAGGLGFAAKAFLGAQFRAGVEVVADLVGLDAAVQGADLVITGEGRFDAQTLRGKTPFGVARIAKQHGVPVIVIAGTLGDGYEQMYAHGVDAAFALPSGPMSLEQACSEAPRLLRERAADIARVWRVAARG